Below is a genomic region from Thunnus albacares chromosome 4, fThuAlb1.1, whole genome shotgun sequence.
TTTTTCCCCATCCAGATGCCCTGCGTTGCTGGTGGTTGGTGACACATCACCTGCTGTGGAGGCTGTGGTGAGTTATACACCACTCTGTAACTCTCAGTAATCTAAGAAGCTTTGTGAAGGATTTGCAAAAGAGCAGCGTTTGctgttatttctattttttgcaTTCAGTTGTAACCTCTCTTTGGTGTTTCAGGTGGAATGCAATTCCAGGTTAAATCCAACCAAGACCACACTGCTAAAGGTGAAGCTTTTGAGACACATTTTATATCATGCATGTCAcacatgatctttttttttactgtaaaaacatttagTAATAGAATAAGAAGCTGTAAAATATATACTTGAACTGATCATATTTTCTGCACTCTCAGATGGCTGATTGTGGAGGCTTGCCCCAGGTTGTGCAGGtgggtttttctttcttcagacACATTCATGTCATTTAGCAGTATTCTTTTCTAAATGATCTTCTAACTCTTAACTTTTATGCTTTATCTGTTGACAGCCGGGGAAACTTGCTGAGGCCTTCAAGTACTTTGTTCAGGGCATGGGCTACAGTAAGTAAACATGTCTTTCAATGTATGTGGTCAGTAcatgaaaacatcaaaatacataatggaagtagttcaaactagtcTATACTGAATGTCCAAGAACTGTTTACAGACTAACACCCTTGGGCTGACGTGTTTGTGGTCAaggtttctctgtgttttgaatTTCCTGTTGACGTGAGCGCAATGACAACTGTTACTTAAATGAGAATTGTTTTCACTGCAGTCTCCTTTGAGCTGTAGCTGAACACCCCTGCTGATGGTGTTTGGACTGTGTCCAGCTGTGCATGAAAAGACACCGTTTTTTTGTCAGCCTGGTCACGGAGACGCAGCCTGTGCAGCTCAGTGGGCGCTAACGGCAtttcttctctgctctttgCAGTGTGTGGTACCCACAACCCTCAGTAGGTGAGGTGTGAAGTGCTTCTAGCATGATTGAAATGACACTGGCACTCGAGATGTGCTGAACAGCAATTCACTTCCTGTTCAGAGTGGGCGTTAAAAAGAAttacctctctttttttttttcttttttttttttttcttttgcctggtgtgcttttcttttctcttcagaACTGTTTAATGATGCTGTCTCCCAGAGAGACTCAATGCATACTTAAACAGGCCTCCAGGTTTTTACAGTCATTcatcagcaaagaaaaaaaaaacaacaacaaacacatttgtgtcAGACCGTACTGACTTGTAGTGCACCAACCAGACACTGATCCATGGATGGATGAATTCATGAACGTAGGTTTGCTTGCTCTGGCCATACAGATGACgcctgtcagtgtgtgtatttctgtgatGCTAATTCTCTTTTTTGCTCTCTCCTGTTCCAAAAACCCTTTGACCGTGGGAGGCACCCTCGGGTGTAGCTATTATGTCAGTGTCTCAGTGTTGCTTAAAGGCCATCGAGTCCCCCTGTTGAGTAAATGCCACTGCAGGATTAGAACAGATTAAAAAGAGTGTTTTCATGCAGGGAAAGTGTGGAAAATAAATCTTAACACCTCAGCATGTTTCTGAAAGCTGCTTTTCCCTCATTAACACGTTGCCACAGTGTGAAATGCAAAAGGGAAACAGCTCAAGAGTACAAGAAAAAATATTCTAGTTTGCACACAtaccatgatttttttttttttacctgttatTGCTAGCAAACAGCTATTTGTACTCAACAATTGAAGCTGCAACAGAGACTCTGTTTGAATGAGAACTACACTGAGGTGGGATAAAGCAACAGAAGAGCTACCTTTTCAacatttctccctctttctttccttctttaatCATTACTTACAGTTCCCTACGTTCTTCTCAGTCATCTGAGCAACGAATCAGGTACAGGGTTCTTGAGCAGCTGCCACTTAGAAGGCTTTGAACCCAAACGGCCTCAAAACTTCCTTACAGTAGATGAATGTCAATGTATGCATACATTCTGTAGAGGGCACTGTTTGATATTTCCAACAGCAGCTCAGGGTGATGGATACAGACAGTATtaaacacagtgaaatataTTATTTCCACACATGCATACTTTGACACATTCATCTCCCTGTAGGAGTTTAGTTTGTCCCCTTTAGCATGGATTCTATCCTCAGTGACCTATTTTGTTGCATGACCCACTGGTGTTGCTTCCTGTCAGTTGAGTTGGCTTGCAAATGCTTTATTCTGCTGTTGTattgctttgatttttttttttttaaattttcccAACAGTGGACACGTGCATAATTTTCTGTTAAACATCTCTTTTATTTGATTAGTCTCCATATTTGAGAGTTGTTTGCATGGgtaagcacttttttttttattgtcgtGGTATCCGGCTATGTAAGTGCACTGAGTCTCTGTGCTGTGTGAGCGGAATATTAATATGCATCACAatcacatttccattttcttttcagtgccGTCAGCAGGAATGACTCGTCTGGCTCGCTCCCGCACCACCTCCTCTTCCAGCATCACCTCCATGGACAGCAGTCGCAGCCGCACCAACCTCAACAGCCTGCTGGAGGGCAGCGCCACCGGGGCCCTGGACAGCCAGGCCAGACCCCAGACCATGGAGGTTTCCTGCTAAAcccacctccccaccccccccccccccccccccccccccccccgccccacccccacccccaccccactgCACCCCTGCACCCTCCCCATAGTAACTTATGTGccctctcccttctctctttctctctcttcctgctccTAAGCAACTCAAAGCCAGGAGGGATCTGTAATGAACTATGTGATTAGAAAAGAGgatgtaataaatatattaacagATGCATATTGTTAAATATTATATTGAATACACTGTCAAAGTCACATTCCTATCAGAAACCATAACTACATTCAGATGTGTTGTATATTCAGATGCTCAAATCGTGATCAACTCAACTGTCCAACCTCACCTcccttgtatttattttttttttcaccacgtctttgttttaaatgtcttcACACACCGTGGAAATCCTCCATGTGCTCGAAATAACTtgtagattttcttttctttttttatcattgcaCGGTACAACACCTTCGCTATTTTAACTCTACTCTTTTGTTGTGAACTCTAAAAATGGGCTACATTGATTGTGAGTCACtgtatctttgtgtgtttttaaacccGCTGCAATGCGTTATAGAGGGATCACTATTGTAACTGCAGAAACAGGATTACAGCCTGTATTTAAAACGATGACGCCAGGTAAAACTGTGCAGTAGATACATGCAAGAACCATCACATACTGTAATCAAAACTCTGGAGAGAGCTGCTTTTAAACATTATAAAACGACATTCAATGTTAAAGGAAACCTGTACCAGTTTGTCGACTTCACATTATTCTCATTTCTTTTGGATTCTTTTTGTAATTGAGCTCATcgcctcctttttctttctgctttgtgttgatgttttttgttcagTTGAATAGATTTTAGTGATGTTTTAGCAACCTTTAACATGTGGGTTCTGGTGTGACAAGTATGAATCCCTTCACTTACCGGCCCAGTGGTGCTTCTCACTGTctgctgattcatttttcaACTCATTTATATTACTACTGAATAAAGCTACATGAgaacacctgtgtttttcatttatcaGCACATTACTAATAATTCTGACTACCAGGTGCATATAAATAGCAAGTTCAGGGAGATTAtctgaatgaaagaaagagaaattaaaCAAGAGTCAGCTCAGCAACTGCTTATGCTTTTCCGTCTTCTGTTAGTGGAAAAGTGAGGTGACTGTGGCGAGTTAGTTTCCAACCGCAGGTCTTCGTATTTCCTTGCTGTGTGAAAACTTTTGTCACAGATGAGTCGGTCTATATTTAGCACGCTTGAAAGAAAACAATGGTCAGCTGCTCTGCAAATTGAGATGAGGAGATTGACTTAGAAATGAGAAGAAACACAGAAGGTCATGGCAAGATAAATTTTAATCTGATGTTCATATCAGCcactgtggcttttttttttatcattctggTTTCTCCATTGTGCAGCACATCTGCAATTTTCCTCAACTGAAGTGAAATAGAAATGAACTTCTCATCAAGTGGACACAATATTAAATGCCATTGATTTAACTGGTGATTACTGAGGTCAGTGTTCGTGCTGCTGTATTGGATTGTAATATCTTCTAAGGTTTTGTTTCCACCCCCGGTGcacaaaaatcaaaatgatatAACACAAATCTTCTGTATTTCATTGCaatccagacagaaacattaaaaaatacttagtgtggagttagaaaacacatttataaatagAGATGTTGCAATATTTAATGAGATAACTGTGAAAACAAGTCAATAAAGATctgccatgatgatgataagaTAAAAAGTTTCATTCCATCTGCGTTATCAGGCAGTTCTCAGTGGTTAGGCATTAATCTACTCCACACTGATAAAGATTCTTAGTACATCTGTTTAAAGACTAGAACAAGAGGAGATTTTCTCAGCCTTGTTAAATTCTTAATAACATCAGTAATTCAAATTCTTGCAGCCATCCCCGACGTCAATGAATATGTACCGCTTAAAGCTGTACTATCCCTGAATAAATGACTGATTTTAAAAGTCAATTGTTAATGTTCTTTGCTCTTTTAACACCCAAATGATTCACACGAATACTGGTTATATTGTTCATAATGACCTTATTTCCAGTCATATTGTTCCACTGTTGACTCTGCAGTGTCAGCATGATGGATGAACCTGCATCTGATAAATCAAGACAGGAGTAGGCTGGCAGGGGGAAGCTTTGTCATGCTCCAGCTGAGGTTTAACTGTTATCTGATGTGAACTTCAATGGCAACATTTTAAGATGACTGACAAAAGCTGAATGTAATGAGAACACTTGGCAAAGCACTTGGTCAGCGTTTCCCTTCAATCAGTCATCAGAATCAGCTGCAAAAACATAGTCAGATCAGATGTAGTCTTGTAGAATTTACACAAACTATCATTGTGAAATTGTGTCACCGCTCCTACCCACTGCGTCAAACCACATGATGCACATACAAGTAGATGTAAAACCTGCTTACGTAGACCTACAATACATTCCATAAACAAGTGATGCACTATTAAGCtccacttgaaaaaaaaaaacaactttgcatCAAAGCGATCAACACAAGCTGTTCTGAGTCAGGATGTCATGATCTCAGGCGTCACAGGAAGCTGCTGCCGGGTGACATACATAAAGGCCATGCAGGAAGCCACGTCTCTTAAGCCAGCAAACCCCCAATAAACAGCTGCAAAAACATAGCAGTCTTCATGGGAAGAGAGCGGAGGAGTCATTCAGATTGATCAGCAGGACTGAGTAGAAACCTGAGCTTTCACATATATTTCAAGCattcgtgtgtgtgttctgaaagCAGACGGGCATCTTTGGACAAGAAGACCTGGAATATATCTGTTGCTCTGGGAAGGATCGGACTAACCTCTGGGagcaacattttaaatacaagaATTGAAAGAGGTGAGTATTTTTTCTTACTCTGATGAGAatctttttgcttttcttttcttttttctagtTCACTGATCTGACTTGTACCTCCAGAATATTAATAAACTCATTGCCTGAATCACTTGtattatataaaatatctaTTATTTTCACTTAGCAATGACCATGCCTTAtggattaaatgtttttttttatttaagacaaTTTCTGGCCTTACTGCTACTAGTATGAAGAAATAGTCTGTATCATATAGTAAGAATAAAATATCATTTCTCATGGGAAAATGCTGCATGTATTCCTCGCATACATGCAGCATGGAAATTTAACACAGGATATCAATACCTCTTGTTGTGGTTTGGCGCCTTCCTGTATCATCTAGGTTTTGTTGCAATACCTGTAAGCAGTCATAGTCTGTTAACTAGGGagataattaaattataaacaTGAGTTATTGAGCGCCTTTGAAGATTTTCTAATTATGCTCCCCATCTCTCTGCCACAAGAGCAACTTCAAATCAGCAAGAAGCCAAAGAACATGGGTACCTGCCCCATCAGATGTAGATCCAACTTGACAAGCTTAGAAAATCCACCTGAACCTGTATCACCAAGTAAGTTTATCTCCAAGATATctacacacaaaataaaaaaatagggAAAATGTAAATAACTGAACTTAATTTTAaacatctcctccttcctctctgcagcctcgcAGGAGAGCATGATTGTGTCCCTCTGCAACTACCCGTCCTTCGGTCACACAGAACTGACCATGTGCATTGGGGAAAGACTCGTCATCATATCAGAGTATGTGATATAGCTCTTTATGTTTCACCTTCACCCTTGTTTCATCTTGACAGAAACAATCAGTCATGACTGTTTATTCTCTCCAACCAACAGTGATGGTGACTTTATGATGGTGAGATCCACTACCACAAATCTTGAGAGCTACATTCCCACCAACTACACTGCCAAGGTTACATATAAGTAAGTAACTATCATGAAGATGTGTTAAGATGCAAGTCTTattgctgcgtgtgtgtgtgtgtgtgtgtgtgtgcgtgtgtgaaagCAGAAGAGACGAAAGTGAAATGAAAGGCGGGGAGTTTCCTGGAGGGTGTAGGTGAACTTTACCTCAGTGGCGACAGATGTTTGGAACAAGACTTTCGTTGTCTCTAGTGTCATGACATAGGCATCTACCTCCTATAGTTTCAGTCCTCCTCCAGTGGGGAATGTGCTCTGATATTGTTCCAGGGGATTTTTCTAACCTCAaaacaacagttgttttttttttttttttaaatctgcatgacaatactgtctgtctgtctgtcgcaCTTGTCTAAAAGtcttctttgtcttctctctGTTCAGTTGGCTGTTCGCCGGCATCAGCAGGTACAAAGCAGTGGAGCTGCTCATGCAGCCCAATAACATAAGTGGAGCCTTCATGATCCGAGagtcagagacaaacagaggtTAGAGAGTTGttccctttttctttattccttGTGATTTGCATCATAAACATGTTCAATCCAAGCCAAACCAGTGGCGGGAAATACTCAAGGATTATAATTTGAAGTGcttatactttacttgagtaattCCATTCTACGCTACTTTATACTCCACAACatatcagagggaaatattgtacttttcactCCACTTCATTTGCTACACTACAGCTATAgttagttactttgcagattaagactATTACAAAtgtgatatatttattttaaaaaatctctttGGTTTGAGACACAAAAGCAGTGTCTAGTCGGGGCCtcttgtcacatttcagattgTTAGCAGTTTCACCAAAGACCCTTTAGACCTCCCACATAGTTTCATTTAAGAATAGTTTGAGTCCCAAAGAGACTAAATTAACTATTATTTTCCAGAATACaaaaattagagaaaagtccctaaactaaatatatataaaggAGTTAAAACTAGTTCAGCtttgaccagctacaacattaaaataccagAGTCTAATAATGTAACATATATATCAGACACTTTCTGcacaacttttacttttgatgcaAGACTGGAGTAcagagtgtttttacattgttgcaCTAAATGATCTGAATTCTTCAATCACTGAGCCCAACATTGTAGCTTTAGTACACAAAATGAAACTTAAAATATGAAGCGTGGTGTTTCGACTGCAGGTTCAACTATTTAAAGAATTTTCTTGTAGTAGTTACACTGTATTATAATAAGGCTTATGATTGGAATGGCTTAATTTAAGTAATATTGATAATTACTAAATGACCTGCAGTTCATAATTATGAGCCGTGTAGTTTAACTGCTACATCTGTGTGCTATTTCTGTCTTTAGATGGCTACACGCTGTCTGTCCTGAGGAGAACCAACCCTTCGTACCTGGACAGTGTGAAGCACTACCGCATCTCTCACCTCCAAAACGGCTGGGTCTACATATCTCCAGGACTTACCTTCCCCTCCCTGCGTCACCTGGTGGAACACTATACAGGTTTGTACTAAGGATCTAATGCTGGTTACTTGCctaaacacacaaaagacaaagcaaTGAAATTaattcaagtcttttttttttttttttacagagtcTGCAAATGGATTGTGCTGTCGGCTGACAGAGCCTTGCTTCATCCAGGGTTCAGACAACTCCAGACAGACAGCCAGGCCTATACCAACAACCACCCGGAGGCCTACCATCAACTGGAAGGACATAAGCAGGTGTgaactctttctttctttgcttctACTGATGACTGCCACAAGGTGTCACTCTGTTACTTATTGTACTGTACTATGTGAACCCCTGGTGGTGTCCTGGATGTAAAACAATTGATATATTTTAGTGAAGcttattattttcagtttttgttgacactgttaGAAAGATGTTTATTCAACTGTATAGTGATTTTGTTGCAGAATTAGGTCAATTTAGTGAGTTTGTCTAAATATCTAAATTGATTTATGGctcaaagattaaagaaactGACTTTTGAATGGCAGGATAAATATGTCCAGAACAGAGAACGAGTTGTTCTCACCTTTCTCTCATTATCCACTGTTGAGATGCCCTTGAGCAAAGGGCTTCATCCCCAACTTATCCAGTCAATAGTCATCAGATACAACTGTGGTTGTGCTAGTTATCTAACAGGTATAACTTTGTGGGTTAGAGCAGGGTGTTTCTGGAAAAGCACATCAGTGTTCAGTGTAGCCTGCAATAAATCAATGCAGTGCATTTTCTGTCTTGTTAATGTCCAATGAGAACCTGAAGATATAAATACAAGCATTTAATCTCTTTCCATGTTTACacattagtaaaaaaaaaaaaaaagtttctgtaaAATACACTGTGTCATATCCTTATAACCAAATTCAAAAtccttctccatctcctccaggtCTGTGATCTTCAGGAGGAAGAGAACAGAGTCGGACCACTCTCTGGTGAGCGAAGGGCTGAGGGAGGCCATCAGCTCCTATCTCCAAATGACAGAAGATAATGATCATAGCTGGGACACTTGAGGAAAGATGGTTCAGTTCAGTGTGGGGAGAAAGAAGCTGACAGAGTGCAGCGAGATGCTGCCCTGTCTCACCTGCTGTCTGGACAATCCAGTGGAAGAGGTCGTCTGCATGCCCCAATGTGGTCTTCGAGGAACGCCCTAGGATAGCAGGAGGGCTGAGGCACTACAATGTGTAAAGTTGTGACATACTGTAGGATATGTCAGTATGTGGACTGCTTTTTGTGTCCAAACAGGCACACAGTGGAGATGTGAGCAGAAAATTGAGAGCCAGTGAACCATTTTCTGTTTGGTCTTGTTTGGTATCAAACATTTAATTATTGTGAATGTTTCTTAAATTATAACCTAATTATATGTACATGCTGTTTGAATGTAATAGTCTAAGTGAACTATATTGCAGTGTGCAGTTATGTAATTGGAATccaataaaatatgtttgttgtgtAATAAATGAGCAACACACAAATAAGCACGTTAACACAAACAGTGTCTGGCCTGTGCTttctcatatatatatgtgtgtgtgtgtgtgtgtgtgtgtgtgtgtgtgtgtgtgtgtgtgtgttattgtcagaaacataaaatgtgtACATCATTGGGGGCCCTTGGTTCTTACAAAAAGatgcttctcttcttctttgtgtttattggcGGATCGCAGACCAACTTTAAAGGTGCATACCGCCATCTACTGTATCAGAGTGTGTAGATTCATGGCATTAGATCACCTGAATACTGATTGGTCTATagaaaatctaaataaataaacaaatcacaCCCCTATTTCCTAATCCTACGTGTATTATATGACCTATCAACCCCATTCTGATTTCCCTGAAGTCCTGTCCTGTGTTCAGTAATGATTTTAAACTCCATTCCTACTCTGTCTCATTTTCTTAATATCTCCCTCTCTGGATTATATTTAGTACAGTGTATGATAATGTGTACATCTTCCAGAGAATCACCTCTGACACAGACTGGACTGACTTTTCTCCATTATATGTAACGTGGAATGAAAACCTGCATGAACCTTAATCGTGTAATGATCACCTCCTCTCTGCAATTATGATATCCTCATTTAAACTGTTCAACATGACCTGACttctgtatattatattaatttatatattatacaatatattaataatgtCTCCCTTTATTGACTGTATCCCATTCCTTCTGCCTGGTGTTATTTATGGCTCTTCTAATGAATGATTTTTGCCTCTCCCCTATCATAAGCTACTTTCACTTTGTTGTCATTATCTGCTTCTCTGCCAGCAGATGCCGCTTAATTACCTCCAATAATTCATCAAAGCCTTCCACTTCCTGCCCGAGCACTTTCAGTTCAGGAAGAAGAAATGATGGCGACGCTTCTGGGGTCCGAGTCCCCTTGTACTGGAGGAAAACGGAGAAATTGCAGTAGCAATATCATCACAAAGTTCACGGCCAGTAAAATTACTGGCCAGGGTTTCAGTCGAGGGACACAGGTAAGAGAAACGACGCATGTTTCGACAGTAAAGACGTCTGAAAGTTGGTCGCCTGAGACCGGGGACTTGCGCTCGGGATGTTGCCTGAAAACGAAGACGTTGTCCCGGAGACCTGACTGAAGGTGTAGTCGCTCCCTACAGCTTTGGCTTTACGGCTAGCTACGACATTGTGGgacattttattgaatgtaaACGTTAAACTTTGACACCATTGAGTTCTGGTTAATAATATTTGCTCGCTGACAAGCCAAATGATGGTAGCACGACAACAAATGTATGTAGCAAGCTCCGCTTCAAGTGGGTCTTTTGTTGTTAGCTCcatgttagcttagcattacAGGCCAGGGGAACTACGGTACACAAAATGCCTCGAATCGCTAGTTTGACGGGCCGTCACTGTGTTAATCAGGTATTGTGGTGTCGGTGCTACAAGACAGTCCGTAGGTCAGTTTTGGAAAGTGCTTAAATCACGTAATTAATGacagtaacatttgctaatgtCAGCCAGCTAGCTAAGCCAGCTGAACAGCTCAGGCGATTACGTAACGACACACTAACCACAATAACTATCGTTTCCATAAATGGACACAACAGCTGTTTGGACAAGCgaacaagtttatttttatttctacacTAGTAAACGTTTGCACGATATTTGTAACTTTGGAGAACATTGTTTGTACGGTTAGTTTTGATACAACGCTAACGTTAGTCTACGTCAACTGTTTTGACTCTGATCAATCTCCATGAACGTCGCACCTGTCCTGACATTTAGACTCATACAGCCACCGAGCAAAT
It encodes:
- the sla2a gene encoding src-like-adapter 2, with translation MGTCPIRCRSNLTSLENPPEPVSPTSQESMIVSLCNYPSFGHTELTMCIGERLVIISDDGDFMMVRSTTTNLESYIPTNYTAKVTYNWLFAGISRYKAVELLMQPNNISGAFMIRESETNRDGYTLSVLRRTNPSYLDSVKHYRISHLQNGWVYISPGLTFPSLRHLVEHYTESANGLCCRLTEPCFIQGSDNSRQTARPIPTTTRRPTINWKDISRSVIFRRKRTESDHSLVSEGLREAISSYLQMTEDNDHSWDT